A stretch of the Papaver somniferum cultivar HN1 chromosome 6, ASM357369v1, whole genome shotgun sequence genome encodes the following:
- the LOC113289465 gene encoding MADS-box protein JOINTLESS-like: MAREKIQIKKIDNATARQVTFSKRRRGLFKKAEELSILCDADVALLVFSSTGKLFEYSSSSMKGIIERRELHSKNLQKTNQPASLELQLENSNCAKLQKDIAEQSRRLRQMRGEELHGLNIEELQQLEKTLEAGLGRVLETKGERIMKEINSLQRKGMELLEENERLRQQMAEISRGNQRSTVLINSDKEGGQSSESITNVCSSISGPPLEDDSSDTSLKLGLPFPN; the protein is encoded by the exons ATGGCGAGAGAGAAAATACAGATCAAGAAGATAGATAATGCAACAGCAAGACAAGTAACGTTTTCAAAAAGGAGAAGAGGGCTTtttaagaaagctgaagaactctCTATTCTTTGTGATGCTGATGTTgctcttcttgttttctcttcTACTGGTAAACTATTTGAGTATTCCAGTTCTAG TATGAAGGGTATTATTGAAAGGCGTGAATTGCACTCGAAGAACCTCCAAAAAACTAACCAACCTGCATCTCTGGAGCTTCAG CTAGAAAACAGCAACTGTGCCAAGCTACAGAAGGATATTGCAGAGCAAAGTCGTCGATTGAG GCAGATGAGGGGAGAAGAACTGCATGGACTGAATATTGAAGAGTTGCAACAACTAGAGAAAACCCTTGAAGCAGGATTGGGCCGTGTTCTAGAAACTAAG GGAGAAAGGATTATGAAAGAGATTAATTCTCTCCAAAGAAAG GGAATGGAGTTGTTAGAAGAGAACGAGCGACTAAGACAACAA ATGGCCGAAATTTCTAGAGGAAACCAAAGATCTACTGTATTGATCAACTCCGACAAAGAAGGCGGTCAATCTTCAGAGTCTATCACCAACGTTTGTAGCTCAATTTCTGGCCCTCCTCTAGAAGACGACAGCTCTGATACTTCTCTCAAATTAGG ATTACCATTCCCTAACTAG
- the LOC113289464 gene encoding peptidyl-prolyl cis-trans isomerase CYP40-like, giving the protein MVNPRCFMDISIGGEVEGRIVVELYTDIVPKTAENFRALCTGEKGIGPHTGVPLHFKGNCFHRVVKGFMVQGGDISARNATGGESIYGLKFDDENFEMKHERKGILSMANSGPNTNGSQFFITTTRAPHLDDKHVVFGKVVKGMGVVRSIEHVYTADSDSPTLDCIIEDCGEIPEGADDGSLNFFNDGDTYPDWPIDLDEKPNEISWWISAVDSAKSFGNEHYKKQDYKMALKKYRKGLRYLDICWDKEDIDEEKSAYLRKAKSQIFTNSSACKLKLGDLEGALLDTDFALRDGEPNVKALFRQGQANMALNAIDAAVDSFKKALELEPNDGAIKKELAVAKKRIADRRDQEKKAFSKMFG; this is encoded by the exons ATGGTGAATCCAAGATGTTTTATGGATATTAGTATAGGAGGTGAAGTTGAGGGAAGGATAGTGGTGGAGCTGTACACTGACATTGTTCCTAAAACTGCTGAAAATTTTAGAGCTCTTTGTACTGGTGAGAAAGGAATTGGACCTCATACTGGTGTTCCTCTCCATTTCAAG GGTAATTGCTTTCATCGTGTTGTTAAAGGTTTTATGGTCCAAGGAGGAGATATATCTGCTAGAAATGCTACAGGGGGTGAATCTATCTATGGTTTGAAGTTTGatgatgaaaattttgaaatgaaacatgaaagaaaaggAATTTTGTCCATGGCGAATTCCGGGCCTAACACAAATGGGTCTCAGTTCTTTATAACTACTACTCGAGCTCCTCATCTTGATGATAAACATGTTGTATTTGGGAAGGTAGTTAAAGGTATGGGAGTTGTTCGTTCCATTGAGCATGTTTATACTGCTGATAGTGATTCTCCTACACTTGACTGTATAATTGAGGATTGTGGAGAAATTCCGGAAGGGGCGGATGATGGAAGTCTTAACTTTTTCAATGATGGTGATACTTATCCGGATTGGCCCATTGATCTTGATGAGAAGCCAAATGAGATTTCATGGTGGATAAGTGCTGTAGATTCTGCTAAGTCATTTGGAAATGAGCACTACAAG AAGCAAGACTACAAGATGGCTCTTAAAAAATATCGAAAAGGCTTGCGCTATTTGGACATCTGCTgggataaagaagatattgatgaAG AGAAGAGTGCATATCTAAGGAAGGCAAAGTCACAGATTTTCACAAATAGTTCT GCTTGCAAGCTGAAATTAGGGGATCTGGAAGGGGCATTGTTGGACACTGATTTTGCTTTGCGAGATGGAGAACCAAATGTAAAAGCTCTATTTCGGCAAGGCCAG GCGAATATGGCTCTGAATGCTATTGATGCTGCAGTTGACAGCTTTAAGAAGGCATTAGAGTTGGAGCCAAATGATG GTGCAATAAAGAAGGAGCTTGCTGTTGCGAAAAAGAGG ATTGCTGATAGACGCGATCAGGAGAAAAAAGCTTTCTCCAAAATGTTTGGATAG
- the LOC113289463 gene encoding armadillo repeat-containing protein 6-like: protein MGPSKNNRTISQEAFEGLVKENMEDLGMDPDEALQDAIETLTLQGVNLSGIVTCIPGSINDNPVIQCLDRLRDIDLKMKYQEDDDDLSKAGYDEMGEILVKLKDMCSTEGSGNATIAVKNGGLDLVVLICSKIQIRHEHCLVSALNALSSLIYDPSCTEIFRTNGGVKIVMNIMNDGGQNVSILNSAFSVVAAASTGNEVVKESFMELKIDEFLVKILSENSKYSIPSAYDAIRILLTPDDGRVVASQVYGYARKFAEVGIAGVLVDSLHEGFSSPNLLSACIALKAVAVNDEICRSIADNGGINATFQCIEDSGEQNNKAVAKACCSLMSKLAGSDANKSAIVHMGGMDKLIKLSSRFSDDPLVLQEVMSIICVLCLRSPENAARAIEAGVGDFAIQSMQKFPAAQQMQKQSCLMIRNLVARNPENRTILLANGIEKIIRKAKENHVSCKAAATDALRDLGLDNYNS from the exons ATGGGTCCTTCAAAGAACAACCGTACAATCTCACAAGAAGCATTCGAAGGATTAGTAAAAGAGAACATGGAAGATCTAGGAATGGATCCAGATGAGGCTCTACAAGACGctattgaaaccctaactttacaAGGAGTCAACCTCTCTGGTATTGTTACTTGTATTCCTGGTAGTATCAATGATAATCCTGTTATTCAATGCTTAGATAGATTAAGAGATATTGATTTGAAAATGAAGTatcaagaagatgatgatgatttgtCCAAAGCTGGATacgatgaaatgggagaaatttTGGTCAAATTGAAAGATATGTGTTCTACTGAAGGATCTGGGAATGCGACTATTGCTGTTAAGAATGGTGGATTAGATCTGGTTGTTCTAATCTGTTCTAAGATTCAAATTCGGCATGAACACTGTCTTGTTTCTGCTTTGAATGCATTGTCTTCTTTAATCTACG ATCCTTCATGTACGGAAATATTTCGAACAAATGGTGGAGTGAAGATCGTGATGAATATCATGAATGATGGTGGTCAAAATGTTAGCATCCTGAATAGTGCTTTCtcagttgttgctgctgcttcaacTGGTAATGAAGTAGTGAAGGAGTCATTCATGGAGTTGAAAATTGATGAGTTTCTCGTGAAAATCTTGAGTGAAAACTCTAAATATAGCATCCCAAGTGCGTATGATGCCATACGGATACTATTAACACCTGATGATGGCCGAGTAGTGGCTTCTCAA GTTTATGGATATGCTCGCAAGTTTGCTGAGGTTGGAATTGCTGGAGTGCTTGTGGATTCACTTCATGAGGGATTTAGCTCTCCAAACTTGCTTTCAGCTTGTATCGCTTTGAAGGCTGTTGCTGTCAAT GATGAAATATGCAGATCAATTGCAGACAACGGAGGCATCAATGCGACCTTTCAGTGTATTGAAGATAGCGGTGAACAAAACAACAAAGCTGTGGCCAAAGCTTGCTGCTCATTAATGTCTAAG TTGGCAGGCAGTGATGCAAACAAGAGTGCAATTGTCCATATGGGGGGAATGGATAAACTAATCAAACTGTCATCTCGATTTTCTGATGATCCCTTAGTTCTGCAAGAG GTTATGTCCATTATATGTGTGTTATGCTTGAGGTCCCCAGAGAATGCTGCGCGTGCAATTGAGGCTGGAGTTGGAGATTTCGCAATCCAATCCATGCAGAAGTTTCCTGCTGCACAGCAGATGCAAAAGCAATCATGTCTCATGATCCGAAATCTTGTTGCTAGGAACCCAGAAAACAG AACGATTTTGCTTGCCAATGGGATTGAGAAGATCATAAGAAAGGCTAAAGAAAACCATGTGAGCTGTAAGGCTGCTGCTACTGATGCATTGAGAGATCTGGGACTAGATAATTACAATTCATAG